A region of Burkholderiales bacterium JOSHI_001 DNA encodes the following proteins:
- a CDS encoding tRNA(Ile)-lysidine synthetase (PFAM: TilS substrate C-terminal domain; PP-loop family; TilS substrate binding domain~TIGRFAM: tRNA(Ile)-lysidine synthetase, N-terminal domain), whose protein sequence is MAVAFSGGRDSTALLHATVRAAADLGLRVLALHVHHGLMPEADAWLVHAKAQCRRWAAKGLPLTFLHRRVQGRPAAGDSVEAWARRERYRALAEMAREAGADLVLLAHHRRDQAETFVLQALRGAGPAGLAAMPAQAQRDGMAWARPWLGHSAEALAAYVKRHRLTHIDDGSNTDPRFARNRLRLAVWPALLEAFPQAEAALGLAALRAQDADAALDELAQADLAAMGLRRPLAAEARSALPVADWLTLSHARRVNTLRAWLSTQLPHGAPQALVQRLMDDLPQCEAAQWPAGEGFDCVLYRGRLRCQPQARTKAPAVVVPLPQPLDLSRPGEHPLPDWGGRWVVKTVKQGGVAVALLRACEVRERQGGEQFQLQARGTARALKKQYQALAVPAGARGGPLLWRGEQLLFVPGLGLDARCLAAPGQAQRSLRWVPDTAAP, encoded by the coding sequence GTGGCGGTGGCTTTCAGTGGGGGACGTGACTCCACCGCCTTGCTGCATGCCACGGTGCGCGCGGCGGCCGACCTGGGCCTGCGGGTGCTGGCCCTGCATGTGCACCACGGCCTGATGCCTGAAGCCGACGCCTGGCTGGTGCATGCGAAGGCGCAATGCCGGCGTTGGGCCGCCAAGGGCTTGCCGCTCACTTTCCTTCACCGTCGGGTGCAGGGTCGGCCCGCTGCCGGCGACAGCGTCGAAGCCTGGGCCCGCCGTGAGCGCTACCGCGCCCTGGCTGAAATGGCCCGCGAGGCCGGCGCCGACCTGGTGCTGCTGGCCCACCACCGACGCGACCAGGCCGAAACCTTCGTGCTGCAGGCCCTGCGTGGCGCCGGGCCGGCAGGCCTGGCTGCCATGCCGGCACAAGCCCAGCGCGATGGCATGGCCTGGGCGCGGCCCTGGCTGGGCCACAGCGCCGAGGCCTTGGCCGCCTACGTGAAGCGCCACCGACTGACGCACATCGACGACGGCTCCAACACCGACCCTCGATTTGCCCGCAACCGGCTGCGTCTGGCGGTGTGGCCGGCACTGCTGGAGGCCTTCCCGCAGGCTGAAGCCGCGCTGGGCCTGGCCGCCCTGCGCGCGCAGGATGCCGATGCGGCCCTGGATGAACTGGCGCAGGCCGATCTGGCAGCGATGGGGCTTCGGCGGCCCCTGGCCGCCGAAGCCCGCAGCGCCTTGCCGGTGGCCGACTGGCTGACCCTGTCGCACGCGCGGCGCGTGAACACTTTGCGTGCATGGCTGTCGACCCAACTGCCCCACGGTGCACCCCAAGCGCTGGTGCAGCGCCTGATGGACGACCTGCCGCAGTGTGAAGCAGCGCAGTGGCCCGCTGGCGAGGGTTTCGACTGTGTGCTCTACCGTGGCCGGCTGCGGTGCCAGCCGCAAGCCCGCACCAAGGCGCCGGCCGTTGTCGTGCCCCTGCCACAGCCCTTGGACCTGTCCCGCCCGGGCGAGCACCCGCTGCCCGACTGGGGCGGCCGCTGGGTGGTCAAGACGGTGAAGCAGGGTGGCGTGGCCGTGGCGCTTCTGCGTGCTTGCGAAGTGCGCGAACGCCAGGGCGGCGAGCAGTTCCAGTTGCAGGCCCGTGGCACCGCGCGTGCGCTCAAGAAGCAGTACCAGGCCCTGGCCGTGCCTGCCGGCGCGCGTGGCGGGCCCCTGCTGTGGCGAGGCGAACAATTGCTGTTCGTGCCCGGCCTGGGCCTGGATGCGCGCTGCCTGGCCGCGCCCGGCCAGGCCCAGCGCAGCCTGCGCTGGGTGCCCGACACCGCGGCCCCTTGA
- a CDS encoding aspartate kinase, monofunctional class (PFAM: Amino acid kinase family; ACT domain~TIGRFAM: aspartate kinase, monofunctional class; aspartate kinase), with the protein MSLIVHKYGGTSMGSPERIKQVAKRVAKWARAGHQMVVVPSAMSGETNRLLGLAKEVQPATVNDAVLRELDMIASTGEQVSVGLLSLALQAEGQPAVSYSGWQVPVKTDSAYTKARIESIDDARVRADLLAGKVVIITGFQGIDPQGHITTLGRGGSDTSAVAVAAAMKADECLIYTDVDGVYTTDPRVVPEARRLQTVSFEEMLEMASLGSKVLQIRSVEFAGKYRVPLRVLSSFTPWDIAINEEAASGTLITFEEDEKMEQAVVSGIAFNRDEAKLTVVGVPDRPGIAFQILGEVANANIEVDVIVQNVSHDGKTDFSFTVHRNDYQRTLELLQTKVAPALGAAQVQGDAKICKVSIVGIGMKSHAGVAAKMFGTLSAEGINIQVITTSEIKTSVVIDEKYMELAVRALHKAFDLDGPAAA; encoded by the coding sequence ATGTCATTGATCGTCCACAAATACGGCGGCACCTCGATGGGCTCGCCCGAGCGCATCAAGCAGGTCGCCAAGCGCGTTGCCAAATGGGCGCGCGCCGGCCACCAGATGGTGGTGGTGCCCTCCGCCATGAGCGGTGAAACCAACCGCCTGCTGGGCCTGGCCAAGGAAGTGCAGCCCGCCACCGTCAATGACGCGGTGCTGCGTGAACTGGACATGATCGCGTCCACCGGCGAGCAGGTGTCGGTGGGCCTGCTGTCGCTGGCGCTTCAGGCCGAAGGCCAGCCGGCGGTCAGCTACAGCGGCTGGCAGGTGCCGGTGAAGACCGACAGCGCCTACACCAAGGCACGCATCGAAAGCATCGACGACGCGCGCGTGCGTGCCGACCTCTTGGCGGGCAAGGTGGTCATCATCACCGGCTTCCAGGGCATCGACCCCCAGGGCCACATCACCACGCTGGGCCGTGGCGGTTCGGACACGTCGGCGGTGGCGGTGGCCGCGGCCATGAAGGCCGACGAATGCCTGATCTACACCGATGTGGACGGCGTCTACACCACCGATCCGCGCGTGGTGCCCGAAGCACGCCGGCTGCAGACCGTCAGCTTCGAGGAGATGCTGGAAATGGCCAGCCTGGGCTCCAAGGTGCTGCAGATCCGCAGCGTTGAATTCGCCGGCAAGTACCGCGTGCCGCTGCGCGTGCTGTCCAGCTTCACGCCCTGGGACATTGCCATCAACGAAGAGGCCGCCAGCGGCACCCTGATCACTTTCGAGGAAGACGAGAAGATGGAACAAGCCGTCGTATCCGGCATCGCGTTCAACCGCGACGAAGCCAAGCTCACCGTGGTGGGCGTGCCCGACCGCCCGGGCATTGCGTTCCAGATCCTGGGCGAGGTGGCGAATGCCAACATCGAGGTGGACGTGATCGTGCAGAACGTCTCCCACGACGGCAAGACCGACTTCAGCTTCACGGTGCACCGCAACGACTACCAGCGCACGCTGGAACTGCTGCAGACCAAGGTGGCGCCGGCACTCGGCGCGGCCCAGGTGCAGGGCGACGCCAAGATCTGCAAGGTGTCCATCGTGGGCATTGGCATGAAAAGCCATGCCGGCGTGGCCGCCAAGATGTTCGGCACCTTGTCGGCCGAGGGCATCAACATCCAGGTCATCACCACCAGCGAGATCAAGACCTCGGTCGTGATCGATGAAAAGTACATGGAATTGGCGGTGCGTGCGCTGCACAAGGCCTTCGACCTGGACGGCCCCGCCGCAGCCTGA
- a CDS encoding LNS2 (Lipin/Ned1/Smp2) (PFAM: LNS2 (Lipin/Ned1/Smp2)), with product MFIAGCAAIPPAAVAPSPAQRNQVLVLDIDGTLTPHNLYVLEVRPAAPQVVQAYADKGYTIVYLTTRLPLYQSMLPDWLARQGFPAGPLHAAQSAAEREDAATFKAGVLARYRAAGWQLAYAYGDSASDFEAYSRAGLPPERVFALKRRFAETCTAGLYRSCLEGWVEHLPFVEREVAKLQ from the coding sequence ATGTTCATCGCGGGCTGCGCGGCCATCCCGCCGGCGGCGGTAGCGCCCAGCCCGGCACAGCGCAACCAGGTGCTCGTGCTCGACATCGACGGCACGCTCACGCCGCACAACCTCTACGTCCTCGAGGTGCGGCCCGCGGCGCCGCAAGTGGTGCAGGCCTATGCGGACAAGGGCTACACGATCGTCTACCTCACGACGCGGCTTCCCCTGTACCAGTCGATGCTGCCGGACTGGCTGGCCCGGCAGGGCTTCCCGGCTGGCCCGCTTCACGCGGCACAAAGCGCGGCGGAACGCGAAGACGCGGCGACCTTCAAGGCCGGTGTGCTGGCGCGCTACCGGGCCGCTGGATGGCAATTGGCGTACGCCTACGGCGACTCGGCGTCGGACTTCGAGGCCTACAGCCGGGCGGGGCTGCCGCCCGAACGGGTGTTCGCCCTCAAGCGCAGGTTCGCCGAAACCTGCACCGCGGGTCTGTACCGGTCTTGCCTGGAAGGCTGGGTGGAGCACCTGCCGTTTGTCGAACGCGAAGTTGCCAAGCTTCAGTGA